In the Myxococcus fulvus genome, one interval contains:
- the nagA gene encoding N-acetylglucosamine-6-phosphate deacetylase codes for MTRHILTGSRVFTGERILEGHSVVLDAGHIVAVVPRREAPVGLSTRELPADTLLAPGFIDLQVNGAGGVLFNDSPTVDAALAIASTLRRSGTTSLLPTFITDAPERTRLACDAATRALEQPGSGVLGVHLEGPFISPERPGVHAPHHIRQPGAEDLASLVALGERLARAGGRLLMTLAPERVEDTFLQRLSGSGAVLFAGHTAASYERTQQALAAGVRGFTHLFNAMPPVQGRQPGPVVAGFESDDAWCGVIVDGVHVHPANLRQLLKAKPRGKVFLVTDAMPPVGTKETTFTLYGHTILRRDGRLVTEDGTLAGADIDMASAVRNTVRLLGVPFEEALRMASLYPARLLGLESRLGGLAPGQRANLALLRDDVSVLATWVDGNEQWH; via the coding sequence GTGACCAGACACATCCTCACGGGCTCGCGCGTGTTCACCGGCGAGCGCATCCTCGAGGGCCACTCGGTGGTGCTCGACGCCGGGCACATCGTCGCCGTGGTGCCGCGCCGCGAGGCGCCCGTGGGGCTCTCCACCCGCGAGCTCCCCGCCGACACATTGCTCGCCCCGGGCTTCATCGACCTCCAGGTGAACGGCGCGGGCGGGGTGCTGTTCAACGACTCGCCCACGGTCGACGCGGCGCTCGCCATCGCGTCCACGCTGCGCCGCTCGGGCACCACGAGCCTGCTGCCCACGTTCATCACCGACGCACCCGAGCGCACCCGGCTCGCCTGTGACGCCGCGACGCGCGCGCTGGAGCAGCCCGGCAGCGGCGTGCTCGGGGTCCACCTGGAAGGCCCGTTCATCAGCCCCGAGCGCCCTGGCGTCCACGCGCCGCACCACATCCGTCAGCCCGGAGCCGAGGACCTCGCGTCCCTCGTCGCGCTCGGCGAGCGACTGGCTCGGGCTGGGGGCAGGTTGTTGATGACGCTCGCGCCAGAGCGCGTGGAGGACACGTTCCTCCAGAGGCTCAGCGGCTCGGGCGCGGTGCTGTTCGCCGGCCACACGGCGGCGAGCTACGAGCGGACCCAGCAAGCGCTCGCGGCGGGCGTGCGCGGCTTCACGCACCTGTTCAACGCGATGCCTCCGGTGCAGGGACGGCAGCCCGGCCCCGTGGTCGCGGGCTTCGAGTCCGATGACGCGTGGTGCGGCGTCATCGTGGACGGCGTCCACGTGCACCCGGCGAACCTGCGTCAGCTCTTGAAGGCCAAGCCTCGCGGCAAGGTCTTCCTCGTCACCGACGCGATGCCGCCCGTGGGCACGAAGGAGACGACCTTCACGCTGTATGGACACACCATCCTGCGGCGCGATGGACGGCTGGTGACGGAGGACGGCACCCTGGCCGGCGCGGACATCGACATGGCGTCGGCGGTGCGCAACACCGTTCGACTCCTGGGCGTGCCTTTCGAGGAGGCGCTGCGCATGGCCTCGCTCTATCCCGCCCGGTTGCTCGGTCTGGAATCGCGGCTGGGCGGGCTCGCGCCTGGCCAACGCGCGAACCTCGCGCTGCTGCGTGACGACGTCAGCGTGCTCGCCACCTGGGTGGATGGAAACGAACAGTGGCACTGA
- the glgC gene encoding glucose-1-phosphate adenylyltransferase has protein sequence MGTRILGMVLAGGQGTRLAPLTLRRSKPAVPFGSKFRIIDFALNNFINSGIYSIYVLTQFKAQSLTEHIQRGWRFGSVLLSDYFITLVPAQMYLYEELGPVWYRGTADAIYQNMHLVENHRPEHLAIFSGDHIYKMNVAHMLEQHEAQRADITIAAYPTPLADAHRFGVMQVDERGRVTEFQEKPKNPKSIPGRPDTALASMGNYIFRSKVLAELLEVDAKSEGSQHDFGKDVLPRALKDGYHIHAYDFAKNPIPGQTGPNTYWRDVGTLDAYHEASMDLVSVNPEFDIFNAEWPLRTASEYSPPAKFVHESGDRVGRALNSMVAGGCIISGGVVRESILFRRARVNSYASVQRSVIFDEVDIGRHAQVKNAIIDKGVRVPPNAKVGYDLEADRARGFTITESGIVVVPKGYRFE, from the coding sequence ATGGGCACGCGAATCCTGGGCATGGTGCTGGCCGGAGGCCAGGGAACCCGGCTGGCGCCGCTGACGCTGCGACGCTCGAAGCCGGCGGTGCCCTTCGGCTCGAAGTTCCGCATCATCGACTTCGCGCTCAACAACTTCATCAACTCCGGCATCTACTCCATCTACGTCCTGACGCAGTTCAAGGCGCAGTCGTTGACGGAGCACATCCAGCGCGGCTGGCGCTTCGGCTCGGTGTTGTTGTCGGACTACTTCATCACGCTCGTCCCCGCGCAGATGTACCTGTACGAGGAGCTGGGGCCCGTCTGGTACCGGGGCACCGCGGACGCCATCTACCAGAACATGCACCTGGTGGAGAACCACCGCCCCGAGCACCTGGCCATCTTCTCCGGCGACCACATCTACAAGATGAACGTGGCGCACATGCTGGAGCAGCACGAGGCCCAGCGCGCCGACATCACCATCGCCGCGTACCCCACGCCGCTCGCCGACGCGCACCGCTTCGGCGTCATGCAGGTGGACGAGCGCGGCCGCGTGACGGAGTTCCAGGAGAAGCCCAAGAACCCCAAGTCCATCCCCGGCCGGCCCGACACCGCGCTCGCCAGCATGGGCAACTACATCTTCCGCAGCAAGGTGCTCGCGGAGCTGTTGGAGGTCGACGCGAAGTCGGAGGGCTCGCAGCACGACTTCGGCAAGGACGTGCTGCCGCGCGCGCTCAAGGACGGCTATCACATCCACGCGTACGACTTCGCCAAGAACCCCATCCCCGGGCAGACGGGCCCCAACACCTACTGGCGCGACGTGGGCACGCTGGACGCGTACCACGAGGCGTCCATGGACCTGGTGTCGGTGAACCCGGAGTTCGACATCTTCAACGCCGAGTGGCCGCTGCGCACCGCCAGCGAGTACAGCCCGCCCGCCAAGTTCGTCCACGAGTCCGGTGACCGCGTGGGCCGCGCGCTCAACTCCATGGTGGCCGGCGGCTGCATCATCTCCGGCGGTGTGGTGCGTGAGAGCATCCTCTTCCGCCGCGCGCGCGTGAACAGCTACGCCAGCGTGCAGCGCTCGGTCATCTTCGACGAGGTCGACATCGGCCGGCACGCCCAGGTGAAGAACGCCATCATCGACAAGGGCGTGCGCGTGCCGCCCAACGCGAAGGTGGGCTACGACCTGGAGGCCGACCGCGCCCGGGGCTTCACCATCACCGAGAGCGGCATCGTCGTGGTGCCCAAGGGCTACCGCTTCGAGTAG
- a CDS encoding TonB family protein produces MRFATVVLGAVLLGLTACGHSRPIPTLPASHGQLSWAMDEYLNPRPHSPPVYMGVLAPRRNTDPSVSVTVEEAPAIFEEAKRVLAGKPTEEQVRQAQADLGAACVLADLIQACDFLREEFGPPVGYWRVVHEFPHEVYRQKTLAMVVVEFIVGTNGRPRDIRLVESATDALDEATLKTVASMRFHPATLAGHPIQIHYTVKRDTVTSEMDLTPEQELAWGMTRAKAFPDSVEAWGHLARAMARDRPEDPGYEEALRRLNKLSPEYWWSATELAWLYAKAGRHEEAAPLARIGRRARDNAYALETSALVAFHQGRCQEAVQEQQEAVTKLPEAWPRGERERFQRALTEYQRQCPPASPEAPSTPHAEAPTVP; encoded by the coding sequence ATGAGATTCGCAACCGTTGTCCTGGGCGCCGTGCTCCTGGGCCTCACCGCATGTGGTCATTCGCGTCCGATTCCCACCCTGCCCGCGAGCCACGGCCAGCTCTCCTGGGCCATGGACGAGTACCTGAATCCGCGCCCCCACAGCCCGCCCGTGTACATGGGGGTGCTCGCCCCGCGTCGCAATACCGACCCGAGCGTCAGCGTGACCGTCGAGGAGGCCCCCGCCATCTTCGAGGAGGCCAAGAGAGTCCTCGCGGGCAAGCCCACCGAGGAGCAGGTCAGACAAGCCCAGGCGGACCTCGGCGCCGCCTGCGTGCTGGCGGACCTGATTCAGGCCTGCGACTTCCTGCGCGAGGAGTTCGGGCCGCCCGTGGGCTACTGGCGGGTGGTGCACGAGTTTCCTCACGAGGTCTATCGCCAGAAGACCCTCGCGATGGTCGTCGTCGAGTTCATCGTCGGGACGAACGGGCGCCCGCGGGACATCCGGCTCGTGGAGTCCGCGACCGACGCCCTCGACGAGGCCACGCTGAAGACCGTGGCGAGCATGCGCTTCCACCCGGCGACTCTCGCGGGCCATCCCATCCAAATCCACTACACCGTCAAGCGGGACACCGTCACTTCGGAGATGGACCTCACGCCGGAGCAGGAGCTCGCGTGGGGCATGACGCGTGCGAAGGCCTTCCCCGACAGCGTCGAGGCCTGGGGCCACCTGGCGCGGGCCATGGCGAGAGACCGCCCCGAGGACCCGGGCTACGAAGAGGCGCTGCGCAGGCTGAACAAGCTCAGCCCCGAGTACTGGTGGAGCGCGACGGAGCTGGCCTGGCTGTACGCGAAGGCCGGGCGTCACGAGGAGGCGGCCCCGCTCGCGCGTATCGGGCGCAGGGCTCGCGACAACGCCTATGCGCTGGAGACGAGCGCCCTGGTCGCCTTCCATCAGGGCCGCTGCCAGGAGGCCGTCCAGGAGCAGCAGGAGGCCGTCACGAAGCTGCCCGAAGCGTGGCCCCGTGGGGAACGGGAGCGCTTCCAGCGCGCGCTCACCGAGTACCAGAGGCAGTGCCCGCCCGCGTCGCCCGAAGCACCGTCGACGCCCCACGCCGAGGCGCCCACGGTCCCCTGA
- a CDS encoding glycosyl hydrolase family 18 protein: MRRSKWFIGLMVSALSASGCGEVSPSHGEGQGSVMRAPLLAEWAAGVAYATGAQVTYGGRLYQCRQAHTSQADWTPVAVAALWLDLGPAGGGDTTAPTVTLNASSTNVTAPGTLTLTATATDNVGVDRVEILENGAVVSTSLSYSRNFSGSAQNGSYTYTFRAFDQAGNVGTRQVTVQVAITVPGDTTAPVVTLNASSTNITAAGTLTLSATATDNVGVDRVEILENGTVVSTALSYSRTFSGSAQNGSYSYTLRAYDQAGNVGTKQVTVQVAIPGQPGGQKRIVGYFTQWGIYSRNYQVANIPAAKLTHINYAFSNISADGRCVLGDSFADIDKGGGWPGEWNPGALRGNFRAFQELKKTQSHLKVLISVGGWTWSTYFSQVAATQASRAAFVKSCIDLFIKGQYPGVDPANGVGVFDGIDIDWEYPVGGGLPGNTNSPADKQNYTLLMAEFRNQLNAVTAQTGKPYLLTIATGASPDLLTNKQETKNLSNILDWINVMSYDYHGSFESTVNFHSALYRVTGDPAAGTGFYTDGSVAKMLELGVAPDKIVVGVPFYGRGWGGVPNVNNGLFQSGVPTKGTWDDGQSGLTGVFDYKDIKVNYERAGSGYTKFTHPEAKEVYVYSPTTKVWVAYDDPSTLNAKSDYILNKNLGGAMFWELSGDDGTLLDTLYQRLR, translated from the coding sequence ATGCGTCGCAGCAAGTGGTTCATTGGACTGATGGTCTCGGCCCTGTCCGCGAGCGGGTGCGGAGAGGTCTCCCCGTCGCACGGCGAGGGCCAGGGCAGTGTGATGCGCGCGCCGCTGCTCGCCGAGTGGGCGGCGGGCGTCGCCTACGCGACGGGCGCGCAGGTCACCTACGGTGGGCGGCTCTATCAATGCCGTCAGGCGCACACCTCGCAGGCGGACTGGACGCCCGTGGCGGTGGCCGCGCTGTGGCTGGATTTGGGGCCCGCGGGCGGCGGAGACACCACCGCGCCCACCGTCACGTTGAACGCCAGCTCGACGAACGTCACCGCGCCGGGGACGCTGACCCTCACCGCCACGGCGACGGACAACGTGGGCGTGGACCGGGTCGAGATTCTGGAGAACGGCGCCGTGGTCTCCACGAGCCTGAGCTACTCGCGCAACTTCTCCGGCTCCGCGCAGAACGGCTCGTACACGTACACCTTCCGCGCCTTCGACCAGGCCGGCAACGTGGGCACGCGGCAGGTCACCGTGCAGGTGGCCATCACCGTCCCCGGTGACACCACGGCGCCTGTCGTCACGCTGAACGCGAGCTCGACGAACATCACCGCGGCGGGGACGCTGACCCTCAGCGCCACGGCGACGGACAACGTGGGCGTGGACCGCGTGGAGATTCTGGAGAACGGCACCGTGGTGTCCACGGCGCTGAGCTACTCGCGGACCTTCTCCGGCTCGGCGCAGAACGGCTCGTATTCGTACACGCTGCGGGCGTACGACCAGGCCGGCAACGTGGGCACGAAGCAGGTCACGGTGCAGGTGGCGATTCCCGGGCAGCCGGGGGGCCAGAAGCGCATCGTGGGCTACTTCACGCAGTGGGGCATCTACTCGCGCAACTACCAGGTCGCGAACATCCCCGCGGCGAAGCTGACGCACATCAACTACGCCTTCTCGAACATCTCGGCGGACGGGCGGTGCGTGCTCGGTGACTCGTTCGCGGACATCGACAAGGGCGGCGGCTGGCCGGGCGAGTGGAACCCAGGGGCGCTGCGCGGCAACTTCCGCGCGTTCCAGGAGCTGAAGAAGACGCAGTCGCACCTGAAGGTGCTCATCTCCGTGGGCGGCTGGACGTGGTCGACGTACTTCTCGCAGGTGGCGGCGACGCAGGCCTCGCGGGCCGCGTTCGTGAAGTCCTGCATCGACCTGTTCATCAAGGGCCAGTACCCCGGCGTGGACCCGGCCAACGGCGTGGGCGTGTTCGACGGCATCGACATCGACTGGGAGTACCCGGTGGGTGGCGGCCTGCCGGGCAACACCAACAGCCCCGCGGACAAGCAGAACTACACGCTGCTGATGGCCGAGTTCCGCAACCAGCTCAACGCGGTGACGGCGCAGACGGGCAAGCCGTACCTGCTCACCATCGCCACGGGCGCTTCGCCGGACCTGCTGACGAACAAGCAGGAGACGAAGAACCTGTCCAACATCCTCGATTGGATCAACGTGATGAGCTACGACTACCACGGCTCATTCGAGAGCACGGTGAACTTCCACTCGGCGCTCTACCGCGTGACGGGCGACCCGGCGGCGGGGACGGGCTTCTACACGGACGGCTCGGTGGCGAAGATGCTCGAGCTGGGCGTGGCGCCGGACAAGATTGTCGTGGGCGTCCCGTTCTACGGCCGAGGCTGGGGCGGCGTGCCGAACGTGAACAACGGCCTGTTCCAGAGCGGCGTGCCCACCAAGGGCACGTGGGATGACGGACAGTCGGGCCTGACGGGCGTGTTCGACTACAAGGACATCAAGGTCAACTACGAGCGCGCGGGCTCGGGCTACACCAAGTTCACCCACCCCGAGGCGAAGGAGGTCTACGTCTACAGCCCGACGACCAAGGTGTGGGTTGCGTACGACGACCCGTCCACGCTGAACGCGAAGTCGGACTACATCCTGAACAAGAACCTGGGCGGCGCGATGTTCTGGGAGCTGAGCGGCGACGACGGCACGCTGCTCGACACGCTGTACCAGCGGCTGCGCTGA
- a CDS encoding MXAN_6640 family putative metalloprotease yields the protein MESTRAPHERPETLTEGRQGQQTGARPTSPLAVPPSFGAGEQVESVVSPKGRFRIHFSRVGLNAVPAGDADGSGVPDAVEVVGRAYERVADFYVSLGFVLPGSDAAVADNGGDGLFDVYLVDFAGVADGAFRLDDCETESGLRCVGHMLQENDFAGYSYPSYETAVDILASHEFFHAVQSAYRTGMGGVVTEGTAVWASERFDASLDDLEHFSASYLSRTDSSLVQDPTGPAASFSYGSGLFFQYLGERVGDAAILRLWEESVTSPEVRWPVLVDRLLNRDWSLSFDAAFTEFSTWNLSTGARANASQGYARGGGYEGLKPAAKTLPYQEEGVRLTTASARYFEVPGGSERVWARYTPRDVANSSQQHLLVAAVTDTAVLRVTRVDGPGTLTANVTATDASRVIIAVVDGRHEGTGRYGTLCLTGETSGAPCVEVTPEPEPEPEPEVPVTPDDDDDGGCAAAPGALGWAALVLVGLGRRRRS from the coding sequence GTGGAGTCGACGCGGGCGCCGCACGAGCGTCCGGAGACGTTGACCGAGGGGCGACAGGGGCAGCAGACGGGAGCGCGCCCCACCTCGCCCCTGGCGGTGCCGCCGAGCTTCGGCGCGGGTGAGCAGGTGGAGTCGGTGGTGTCCCCGAAGGGGCGCTTCCGCATCCACTTCTCCCGCGTCGGGCTCAACGCGGTGCCGGCGGGGGATGCCGATGGCAGTGGCGTGCCCGACGCCGTCGAGGTCGTCGGGCGCGCGTATGAGCGCGTCGCGGACTTCTACGTGAGCCTGGGCTTCGTGTTGCCGGGCAGCGACGCGGCGGTGGCGGACAACGGCGGGGACGGGCTGTTCGACGTGTACCTGGTGGACTTCGCCGGAGTCGCCGACGGGGCGTTCCGGCTGGACGACTGCGAGACGGAGTCGGGCCTGCGGTGCGTGGGGCACATGCTCCAGGAGAACGACTTCGCGGGCTACAGCTACCCGTCGTACGAGACGGCGGTGGACATCCTCGCAAGCCACGAGTTCTTCCATGCGGTGCAGTCCGCGTATCGGACGGGCATGGGCGGCGTGGTGACGGAGGGCACGGCGGTGTGGGCGAGCGAGCGGTTCGACGCGTCGCTGGATGACCTGGAGCACTTCTCCGCGTCGTACCTGTCGCGCACGGACTCCAGCCTGGTGCAGGACCCCACGGGGCCGGCGGCGTCGTTCAGCTATGGCTCGGGCTTGTTCTTCCAGTACCTGGGTGAGCGCGTGGGTGACGCGGCCATCCTGCGGCTGTGGGAGGAGAGCGTCACCTCGCCGGAGGTGCGCTGGCCGGTGTTGGTGGACCGCCTCCTGAACCGTGACTGGAGCTTGAGCTTCGATGCCGCGTTCACGGAGTTCTCGACGTGGAACCTGTCCACGGGCGCGCGGGCGAATGCGTCGCAGGGCTACGCGCGGGGCGGTGGGTACGAAGGGCTCAAGCCCGCCGCGAAGACGCTGCCCTATCAGGAGGAGGGCGTCCGGCTGACGACGGCGTCGGCGCGCTACTTCGAGGTGCCGGGTGGCTCGGAGCGGGTGTGGGCGCGGTATACGCCTCGGGACGTGGCGAACTCGTCGCAGCAGCACCTGCTGGTGGCGGCGGTGACGGACACCGCGGTGCTGCGGGTGACGCGCGTGGATGGACCGGGGACGCTGACCGCGAACGTGACGGCGACGGATGCGAGCCGGGTCATCATCGCGGTGGTGGATGGTCGCCACGAGGGCACGGGCCGCTACGGCACGCTGTGCCTCACGGGTGAGACGTCCGGCGCGCCGTGTGTCGAGGTGACACCGGAGCCCGAGCCGGAGCCCGAGCCCGAGGTGCCCGTGACTCCCGACGATGACGACGACGGTGGCTGCGCGGCCGCGCCCGGTGCGCTGGGCTGGGCGGCGCTGGTGCTCGTGGGGCTGGGACGGCGACGGCGGTCGTAG
- a CDS encoding HmuY family protein: MSHTEQALPRRAGQQGLWVLVAVVMSLALLASCGDDDKDPTPNPTPDAGQQEDAGTPDSGTPDSGTPDAGPQVCGPTSVNCSEQTIDTLKLYNVLNTGEVREEGTTAGEFHTFVDSTGGGLTPNQSYAYLRFTPTGLTKVQLHDHEALASEGWDIAVRRYTMRVNSGTSGPSCVSVATLPEGTTFASVTSVDASLTFEKEKWWDDSSGTCTLVPDDSGLNGPKTALGAFWTYPVRCVQMTGRVFIVRLADGRNVKLEVTGYYSPDVQATCNSTGAAPAPSGSGSIRIKWAFLP, encoded by the coding sequence ATGAGTCATACCGAGCAGGCGTTGCCGAGGCGCGCCGGACAGCAGGGCCTGTGGGTCCTGGTCGCCGTGGTCATGTCGTTGGCGTTGCTGGCGAGCTGCGGAGATGACGACAAGGACCCCACGCCCAACCCCACGCCGGACGCGGGCCAGCAGGAGGACGCGGGCACGCCGGACTCTGGGACTCCGGACTCGGGGACGCCGGACGCGGGGCCGCAGGTGTGTGGCCCGACTTCCGTGAACTGCAGCGAGCAGACCATCGACACGCTGAAGCTCTACAACGTGCTGAACACGGGCGAGGTCCGCGAGGAGGGTACGACGGCGGGCGAGTTCCACACGTTCGTGGACTCCACGGGTGGTGGCCTGACGCCGAACCAGTCCTATGCGTACCTGCGCTTCACGCCGACGGGGCTGACGAAGGTGCAGCTCCACGACCACGAGGCGCTCGCGTCGGAGGGCTGGGACATCGCGGTGCGTCGCTACACGATGCGCGTCAACAGCGGCACGTCGGGTCCGTCGTGCGTGTCGGTGGCGACGCTGCCCGAGGGCACCACGTTCGCGTCGGTGACGTCGGTGGACGCCTCGCTCACGTTCGAGAAGGAGAAGTGGTGGGACGACTCCTCGGGCACCTGCACGCTCGTCCCGGATGACTCGGGCCTCAATGGTCCCAAGACGGCGCTGGGGGCCTTCTGGACGTACCCGGTGCGCTGCGTCCAGATGACGGGCCGGGTGTTCATCGTCCGGCTGGCGGATGGCCGCAACGTGAAGCTGGAGGTGACGGGCTACTACAGCCCGGACGTGCAGGCGACGTGCAACAGCACGGGCGCGGCGCCGGCGCCGAGCGGCTCGGGTTCCATCCGCATCAAGTGGGCGTTCCTGCCGTGA
- a CDS encoding SIS domain-containing protein: MTLPIMAREAAEAPGVARLQLARSEDTFVELGERLRRRPPRFVVTCARGSSDHAAVYGKYLIETTLGRAVASVGPSVASIYGAHALDLRDSLFIAVSQSGRSPDLLRLTEAAKASGALVVGFVNDASAPLGALCDVSIPLDAGPERAVAATKSYLLSGLAFLRLAAHWSASPELHEAVAALPEALASACALDWWPALETLVDAQSLYVVGRGSGLGAALELALKLKETCRLHAEAFSAAEVAHGPLGLVQPGFPVIALGQEDGSAEGTRAVVRRMMELGAEVRTVLPVPGAATLPTVPGVPLALAPLCQVQSFYLAVHRLATARGMDPDAPANLRKVTETV; the protein is encoded by the coding sequence ATGACGCTGCCCATCATGGCTCGCGAGGCCGCGGAGGCTCCGGGGGTCGCCCGGCTCCAGCTGGCGCGCAGCGAGGACACCTTCGTGGAGCTGGGGGAGCGGCTGCGGCGCCGGCCTCCTCGCTTCGTCGTCACCTGCGCGCGAGGCAGCTCGGACCATGCGGCGGTCTACGGGAAGTACCTCATCGAGACGACGCTCGGCCGCGCGGTGGCCTCGGTGGGCCCCAGCGTGGCGTCCATCTACGGCGCGCATGCGCTGGACCTGCGCGACTCGCTCTTCATCGCCGTCTCGCAGTCCGGGCGCAGCCCCGACCTGCTGCGGCTGACGGAGGCGGCGAAGGCCTCGGGCGCGCTCGTCGTCGGGTTCGTCAATGACGCCTCCGCGCCGCTCGGCGCGTTGTGTGACGTGAGCATCCCCCTGGACGCGGGCCCCGAGCGCGCCGTCGCCGCGACCAAGTCGTATCTGCTCTCCGGCCTCGCGTTCCTGCGCCTGGCGGCGCACTGGTCCGCGAGCCCGGAGCTGCACGAGGCCGTCGCCGCGCTTCCGGAGGCCCTCGCGTCCGCGTGCGCGCTCGATTGGTGGCCCGCGCTGGAGACGCTCGTCGACGCGCAGAGCCTGTATGTCGTCGGCCGGGGCAGCGGCCTGGGCGCGGCGCTCGAGCTGGCGCTGAAGCTCAAGGAGACCTGCCGCCTGCACGCCGAGGCCTTCAGCGCGGCCGAGGTGGCCCACGGTCCGCTCGGGCTGGTGCAGCCGGGCTTCCCCGTCATCGCGCTGGGACAGGAGGACGGCTCGGCCGAGGGAACGCGCGCGGTGGTGCGCCGGATGATGGAGCTGGGCGCGGAGGTGCGCACGGTGCTCCCCGTCCCCGGCGCCGCGACGCTGCCCACCGTTCCTGGTGTTCCCCTGGCGCTTGCGCCACTGTGCCAGGTGCAGAGCTTCTACCTGGCGGTCCACCGGCTCGCCACCGCGCGCGGAATGGACCCGGATGCACCCGCGAACCTTCGCAAGGTGACGGAGACGGTGTGA